A section of the Saccopteryx leptura isolate mSacLep1 chromosome 6, mSacLep1_pri_phased_curated, whole genome shotgun sequence genome encodes:
- the OR6J1 gene encoding LOW QUALITY PROTEIN: olfactory receptor 6J1 (The sequence of the model RefSeq protein was modified relative to this genomic sequence to represent the inferred CDS: inserted 1 base in 1 codon; substituted 2 bases at 2 genomic stop codons): MDNQTTNVGEFVLLGFLLSREVELLFLLXLLLTFLKTLLRNLLIISTVLSYSCLHTAMYXFLCSLSILDILFPAVISPKVLLNLTSGDKTISFAGCIILCYFYFFLGRGEFLLLTVMLYDHYATVCYPLQXSTIMRPVCIGTVVFSWVGGFLSVFFPTILISQLPFCGSNVINHFCDSWPLLALACVDTSVIEQMDFMLLSTTILCCIVRVVYSYMYTTLTVVPIPSSSQAKKKAFNTCASHLTTVMISSGITIFICVTPSHKDYLKVCKVPFILSSVVNPFLNPFSYTLRNDLMLGILKNVWVRIQGVLEKRMMTMLRSKSSLTKTNKEGLVPLFLHHCVCSVQIPSSREDWP; this comes from the exons ATGGACAATCAGACTACTAATGTGGGGGAGTTTGTTTTGCTGGGATTTCTTCTCAGCAGGGAAGTGGAGCTGCTGTTCTTGTTGTAGCTGCTGCTCACATTCCTGAAGACTCTCCTGAGGAACCTGCTCATCATTTCCACTGTGCTGTCCTACTCCTGCCTCCACACCGCCATGT TCTTCCTGTGCAGCCTCTCTATCCTGGACATCCTCTTCCCTGCTGTCATTTCTCCAAAAGTGTTGCTCAACTTAACATCTGGGGATAAAACCATCTCCTTTGCTGGGTGTATCATCTTGTGCTATTTCTACTTCTTCCTGGGCAGGGGAGAGTTTCTTCTGCTGACAGTTATGTTGTATGATCACTATGCCACTGTCTGTTATCCCCTGCAATAGAGCACCATCATGAGACCTGTCTGCATTGGGACCGTTGTGTTCTCTTGGGTGGGAGGCTTCTTATCTGTGTTCTTTCCAACCATCCTCATCTCCCAGCTGCCCTTTTGTGGTTCCAATGTTATCAACCACTTCTGTGACAGTTGGCCCTTGCTGGCCTTGGCCTGTGTAGACACCTCTGTCATTGAGCAGATGGACTTTATGCTTTTGTCCACCACCATCCTCTGCTGCATAGTCCGTGTAGTCTACTCCTATATGTACACCACCTTGACAGTAGTGCCTATCCCTTCCTCAA gtcaggccaagaagaaGGCCTTTAACACCTGTGCTTCCCACCTGACAACAGTCATGATTTCCAGTGGCATCACAATATTTATCTGTGTGACTCCCTCCCACAAAGACTATCTGAAGGTCTGCAAGGTCCCTTTCATTCTAAGCAGTGTTGTGAATCCATTCCTCAACCCCTTTTCATATACTCTGAGGAATGACTTGATGTTGGGGATCCTCAAGAACGTCTGGGTCAGGATTCAAGGAGTTTTAGAAAAGAGGATGATGACAATGCTAAGGAGCAAATCATCTCTTACAAAGACCAATAAGGAAGGGCTAGTCCCTCTTTTTCTTCACCACTGTGTATGCAGTGTACAAATTCCTAGTAGTAGAGAGGACTGGCCTTAG